One Ammoniphilus sp. CFH 90114 genomic window carries:
- the dat gene encoding D-amino-acid transaminase, with amino-acid sequence MILYNDRLVDREDVRIDIEDRGYQFGDGVYEVVSIYEGEIFRLQEHLTRFEYSANQIGITLPVTLEKLQDNLHKLIEHHQLSNGQIYFQVTRGYAPRNHPFPEESHPVLTGYVTRRPRPVESMKNGVAAIITEDLRWLRCDIKSLNLLGSVLAKQKAAEQGAFEAIQHRNGTVTEGSASNLFMVRDNKLYTHPLGNLILGGISRIVVLELAAKLNIEVIEAPFSLEELHQADELFLTSTTSEVMPIVTLDGKPVKNGTPGAVTKQLQEAFSALIGF; translated from the coding sequence ATGATACTGTATAACGATAGGTTGGTTGACCGGGAAGACGTACGCATCGATATTGAAGACAGAGGATATCAGTTTGGTGATGGCGTCTATGAAGTAGTTAGCATTTATGAAGGAGAGATCTTCCGCCTCCAAGAGCACCTTACTCGGTTTGAATACAGTGCAAATCAAATTGGGATTACCTTGCCCGTCACCCTAGAAAAATTACAAGACAATCTACATAAACTAATCGAACACCATCAACTTTCTAACGGACAAATCTACTTTCAAGTCACTCGTGGATATGCCCCACGAAATCATCCTTTCCCTGAAGAGTCTCACCCCGTATTAACGGGCTATGTGACTCGTAGACCACGGCCTGTAGAGTCCATGAAGAATGGAGTAGCTGCCATCATTACAGAAGATCTGCGCTGGCTTCGTTGTGACATCAAGAGTCTGAACTTGCTTGGCAGTGTACTTGCAAAACAAAAAGCAGCGGAACAAGGCGCTTTTGAAGCCATCCAGCATCGTAACGGCACCGTGACTGAGGGAAGTGCATCCAACTTATTCATGGTTCGGGACAACAAGCTCTATACGCACCCTCTCGGTAATCTTATCTTAGGCGGTATCTCAAGAATCGTCGTACTTGAGCTAGCTGCGAAGCTAAATATCGAAGTTATTGAGGCGCCATTTAGCCTAGAAGAATTGCATCAGGCTGACGAACTCTTCTTAACGAGTACGACCTCTGAGGTCATGCCTATTGTTACATTAGACGGAAAACCCGTAAAAAACGGAACACCAGGTGCCGTAACCAAACAACTACAAGAAGCGTTCAGTGCCTTAATTGGCTTCTAA